The Anomalospiza imberbis isolate Cuckoo-Finch-1a 21T00152 chromosome 2, ASM3175350v1, whole genome shotgun sequence nucleotide sequence AGAGACTCCTTCCCGTGAAGGTCATACGTTCTGCAGGGGAGAGTATTAATTTTAGGAATTAATACTCAattcctcctgcttttctctgAAGGCTTACAGGAAGATATTCCACAGCAAAGCTAGAGCAGTTACCACTTCACCATATTACCAATAAAAGAGCAGCAGCTAAGAGGCTTCAGCATATGGACTGCTCTAAAAATTAGTAATTGCACTGTTTGGTTCATAATTTTTAAcagtgaattaatttcttttggaAACATAAGGTATCTCAACAAAGAAAGATGTGTCTCTGAAAGCATGTTTCGAGGTAAACATTTTTTCCAAATGGCCTAAGTTATACAAATTGGATAAAAATGCCTACCTGTTTCACTGCTCTGAATTCCATCTGCAGCTTTAAAGGTGCGTGGATTCCTTGGATGTTTCTCAGTGTGGCAAAGTTTGTTTTATCTTGATTTAACTGGAACTGTCACAAACaatattggtttttattttagaaaaagttACTTTAAAGTACAGCCATAGAAGAAATTTTTGACATCCTACTTAACAGAACGTGCTTACTAAATCTGTATGTAAAAATTCAGTGACACCATCAAACATACCTCAAGCATAAAGGAAAGAGAGTGATGCAGTAAGATTTGTTCTATGAAGCTAAAATTGTTTTTTTGCTAGATTTTATTCCAAATTAATAGGAGAAATTTTATCTCATCATTTTTGATAATCAGGAGATGCAACACCACCAAGTGGTACAGTTTTGCACTACTTTACAACAATATTGTCAGGATGAATAGGAAGCTAAGTCCAGTTTAAAGATCACAAAAAGCAATTTGATATCATTAGTTAGTCATCAAAGACTACTTGAAAGCACCTGATGTACTTATTTTCTGATCAAGCAGGGAAACAGAGCACCACTTACACTCCTTATGATTgtgaaaagcaaatgaaaactcATATTTTCCCCAACTGCTCTCAAACTTaccagtaaaacaaaaaaaatctatttaggagaggctttttaaagaaaaactgctCGCTCATGTATACTGGAGTACAAAGAAACAAGTTATACTTAATGTTAAACTTAAgcttaaataataaaaaaagcaaatttccaattttaaaatctgtattCCATCACCATAACAAAAGCCTATTATTATGAGAACATATTTATGAGAAGGGATCTCAAAAACCAACTGAAAAATACAAGTCAAAGACATAATAAGCATTTTCTTTGTAACAATCCATATTGAATGCTCTTCCAAACGTAGCAGAAAATACTATTTATATGCTTCATCCTAATCTTGTAATTCTGGTTACACTATTTTTccacttattttattttacagagaTAGGGATTTTTGGATAGCAGAGATATTTGATTTCCAGTGCTGcctgaaaaactttttttaagaTTTACAGCAGCAAAAATAGCCATGACTATCTTAGgctaaattaaatatattcttGTTCAAAGGtacatgaaaataattattaaactGGCCTTAAACTTACAGAAAAATTAACCAAATGTGGAAGAAACAATTTAGACAACTCATATACTTCTTAGGGTTCACATGGcctgttttatttctgtgcatttttctcTCATGTGATCTTTTAATTATGCAGGTTTTGTATATCAAGAACAGAGTTAAAAACTAAGTCATAGCAATCAGTTTAAAAAGAAGTTAATCAACAAATAGCTCTGAAACattaacagtatttttaaataaactcaCAAATATGGTGTCACAAAACTATCCTTTTAATGCAAGGCAACACTAACACTGGCTAAAATCAGAATACATGAGACATCACAGTCAGACCATGTCCTGCTGTTTAACTTAGCAATTTGGAACATTCTATCAAAATAACATCTTTGCTTCAGGATAGTTTGATACATTGTATCTTCTGCAATGACAAAAAAGGAGACATTCCGTTCAGCCAGCAAGTCCGGCCTCCCTCTACCTTCCACAGACCACTTGTAATCGTCTGTGAGCGAGGACTGAGCCAGACAAGATGGCAAACACTTATGATAAACTGCAGGTGTAAAATGTCTAGATGGGATCGAGCAATTCATGGAAAAATACGTACATGTTCACAGGCTGAAAGTCTGAAAATGAAGACAGTAAGTCTACAGACAAAATGGGAGGATCGACCTTCACGAGGTGACAGGTGTGCCCCTGGCCTACCCATGGTGGCTGCACACACACTCTTGGATGGCTAAACCGGACCACACAAGTCCCTACTTGGAAGCCTGCTTACACACTTGAAGTGGGGAGAGATGTAAGTAAGAGATTAATATTAAACAGAGTTGCTGACAGTGTTACTTGTGTAAATAAAATGTTACTATTGTTGAACACCTTCATTCTGTTAAAGACCCTGCTCATTACTTGCTACTGTACAAAGCAGTCCAGATAACCACACCGTTAACTTATACTTCGTAATAAGGTAAGAGTGAAGATGGCTACATTTGATATTATGCTTACATTCTTTTCTGTCAACTCCAGTGGGTGGCTGGGCAACAATTCATTTTTCACACTTGTAAAGCTAGAAGAACAAGTAGAAAATGCATTCATTTCAAATTAATTGGGATATGGTTGTTTAAGTTGCATTCCAAAACCAATCTCAGATACAAACACCAGTCCCTATAAGCACACAACTAGCAAAGtccaaaatacagaaaaagattAATAGTGAAGCAGCAAGTAAAACCTCTAACTACAGCACTACCAGGAGAAAAAGTTTCAAACATCCTTTATGCCTGACAAAACAGAATGCGTTTTTCTTCCTTGATACCTTTCAGAAAGagatgaaaatattaataaatgaaATCATTACAGATTTAATTATGTCCAAGCTACACAGTATCTTATTTTGAAGCCTCCAACCTTTTGCAATGGAATATTGTACACACCTTCCCCCCAGTGCCAGTTGTATGGCATTTTAAACTCCATAAACTTGTTCTGGATTCATTATCCAAGACACAGACTTACGTATCGCACTCGGGTAAAAATGGCAAACTacaaactattttattttattacttttggGGTTTGTCCCAGTGCTGAAATTCACCATTTCCCACAGTGTTATGGCACACTCATATAAATGTATATTAAAACTATCAGATATTTCACAATTATCAAtactttgctgtttcttttctaaAGGACAGTATCACAGAGGTGTGTTTGCAACACACCTTGCAAGAAACTTCTGTAAAAAGCCAACATTTAAGATATGCTGAAGTTCAACACTGTCTATGACACAATTCAGCAAGCAAAAGTGAAGCGTACCCTCTGCGCAGAAGATCATGACCTTCAAATAGCCCTGAAGCTGAAACGTCTGTAAATGAGATACTATCCTTCAACAGAGAAGCAGTGCCTCTGgaattctggaagaaaaaaaaaggattactTCAACAGAACCAGACCACTTTTGTATGGGCCATTAAGCCAGCCAAATGAAAGGAAGTGCTCAAAAACTCCTTAAAGTACCTCTGGACAAGCCCTAGACTTTAGAGTTTCTTTAAAATAGAGGCAAAACGGCCCAAAACATAAGCCCTACACTAATACAGAATTCTTTCAGAGAGTCTGACAAAAACTAAAGGTACTGACACCATTTTTGGGTCTGGTTGACCCAGATCAAGTTAAACTGACAATATATCCTGTTTGTTcccaccctgggctgcagggatggaaaggaaaggaaagaggcaaGTCCTGACAGCTGACAGGACAGAAAGGAGCATTCCTTCATTTACTGCAATACTGACACATGATCAAATTTGGCCATGGTTTGAGGCTGCCAGAAGGAGGACAAGGTGTATTCAAGCAGCCCAGTACGCCGGTTAACTGAAAGAACAAAGGAAAGCAGTAACTTGTAGTGGATCACCAGAAGACCACAGACTTACTAAGTACTATTTACTGGTAACCTAGGCCATTAATTTCACTCTAACCTACCTGAATCTATCAAAATGATTTTAGGATTGGTCATAAAAATTGCTCCAAAAATAGGGCAATGTCTAATAAACAGCAAAAGGTGACAGCAATAATCTCTGGAAGGTGACAGTGATGAGCAGGTCAGTGCAAGGGTTTCCCTCAGCAGCACTGTCAGATCCAACAGAAAACTCACAGTTAAGATCTTCTGTACCAACATGCGAGCTCTCAGTAACATAAGAGCTGTAGGACAGTCCTGACACGCCTGTTGTTCCATGCATATAACTCATCTACCAATTTACACACTCAGCACTGACCAGAGACTGCTGTAAATGAAAGCATTAAAGAGATACGTTAACCAAAGTTAAACTGACGGAGAAAACCACAAAGCACTCCCCAAAAGCAACACTCTCGAGTCACTCCGGTGCCTGGCCCGTCTGAGGCAGCCCCAGCGCCGCTGCCCACCAAGAAGAGTCGAGGCGTGACCTCCCTCCCCGGGAGCTGAGCCACCGAggctgcaggaggctgggtCCGCCGGGAAGGGCTGCAGGGAAGGGCTTTAACCACAGCCGCCACGAGCTCTCCGCGTCTATCGGGCCCCCGCGCCCACGAGCAGACCCGCCAGGGCCGCGCCGGACCCCTATGACTCAgcacggccccgctgccccgggGACGCCAAGAGGGTGACGGGAGGGGTATCTGGCGGGGGCGGCAGGTGAGGTCCGGTGCGGTGCGGTTTGGCTCGGTACGGCCCGGCACAGGGACACCTCCgcccgcgcggcgccgccgctgcccgcaCTCACCATCTTGAGCCCCTGACGCGCGCAGCCACTTCCGCCGCCGGCCGCTCACTTCCGCCCCGCCCCCGCGTGCGTCACGCGCGaggggcggcgccgcgcggggCAATGGGCGTGCTGAGGGGGCGGGGCTGATGGCGGCCGCGCCGCCTCCTCCGGTGGCCTGTGAGGGGTGAGGGGCTCGTGTCCCGGCCTGCGCCCTCCTTGGCCGTGGCTTTCTTACTCCTAGGTCTGTGCCTTGTAAACTGAACGCGCTGTTCACCGAAGCACAGAATCAGTTCggttggaaaacacctttgAGGCCAGCGAGTCCAACCCATGACGGAACGCTGCCATGTCCATGACACCATGGCgctgagtgccacgtccagtccTTCcctaaacacctccagggacgctgactccaccatctccctgggcagcccattccaatgctaAGTCAACCTTTCtgtggggaaattcctcctcATGTCCAACCTAAACGTCTCCTGACAAAACTCGagaccatttcctcttgtcctgtcgcTTGTTATCTGGGAGCAGAGGCCGACCtccacctggctgcaccctcctttAAGGCacttgtagagagcaataagatGACCCCTGACATCTTCTTTTCCAGGCTAAAACTCCAGGTCATTCTCACATgccagcaaagcccagctgtCTCAAGCAGGAGCTGAAGTGGACCAGCACCTTCCCATAGCAGACGGGGGCCGCCATGTCTGTGGTGTCTTGGTGTGGGGAGCTTTTCTCGGTCAAACC carries:
- the POMP gene encoding proteasome maturation protein codes for the protein MNSRGTASLLKDSISFTDVSASGLFEGHDLLRRGFTSVKNELLPSHPLELTEKNFQLNQDKTNFATLRNIQGIHAPLKLQMEFRAVKQVQRLPFLHSSNMGMDILRGNDECIGFEDILNDPSQSEVMGEPHMMMEHKLGLL